Proteins encoded within one genomic window of Nomia melanderi isolate GNS246 chromosome 8, iyNomMela1, whole genome shotgun sequence:
- the LOC116427418 gene encoding uncharacterized protein LOC116427418 isoform X2, whose translation MEDKHFAWDEISDGLILLNIQKPEDEQIKRHKGPSDPVPDSKVYCPHAYLLLNFRETLSQREKIRFRRYFLRKIPPTEPNVIILQDIKDLVLFLLATPISPQFIDFFHLPIMDRFLRAAIIYFQYYLIIWEELMEERAATMKKAPNPLAQGYRSKYAHDMQNLRCILGREYADLIVGCQDSMQYHHMTGGKKGMTSVTQSQGEKDLRMFEVLIGITHRIIWIALQQIELHRLFRSEAYNIAKRRTPSHVVPDMLEDDTLILQGNKIQEKRRLLRNSPVIEELIYSNCDYRLLSLGMGNDVNDERILYLQNALLSKEDELHELGINIGILGDNRDNYDLMLIPLEEEKGSEVQILEKGTYEVRKSIRDASDLEKIITTQKLPSFQTDFKVTCNFPIMLGDISPNGYENNRKEARKKWYIREIKRHHVINTDTYSIITT comes from the exons atGGAAGACAAACATTTTGCATGGGATGAAATTTCTGATGGACTAATTTTgttaaa tatacaaaaaccAGAAGATGAACAAATTAAAAGGCACAAAGGACCATCTGATCCCGTTCCGGACTCAAAAGTTTATTGTCCACATGCATACTTACTTTTAAACTTTCGTGAAACTTTAAGTCAACGTGAAAAg ATAAGATTTAGAAGAtactttttaagaaaaataccTCCAACTGAaccaaatgttattattttacaagACATAAAAGATCTTGTGCTATTTTTATTAGCAACTCCTATTAGTCCacaatttattgatttttttcatttgccCATTATGGATCGATTCTTAAGAGcagcaataatttattttcaatattatttgataatatgGGAAGAATTAATGGAAGAACGTGCAGCTACTATGAAAAAAGCTCCAAATCCTTTAGCTCAAGGCTATAGATCCAAATATGCACATGACATGCAAAATCTTCGTTGTATCTTAGGTAGAGAATATGCCGATTTAATAGTAGGTTGTCAAGATAGCATGCAATATCACCATATGACTGGTGGAAAAAAGGGAATGACATCAGTAACTCAATCCCAAGGAGAAAAAGACTTAAGAATGTTTGAGGTATTGATTGGTATAACACATCGTATAATTTGGATAGCTTTACAAC aaatagagTTACATAGATTATTTAGAAGCGAAGCATACAACATAGCTAAGAGACGAACTCCCAGTCATGTTGTCCCAGATATGTTAGAAGATGATACTTTGATACTAcaaggaaataaaattcaagagaaACGAAGATTATTAAGAAATTCTCCTGTTATAGAAGAACTAATATACTCAAACTGTGATTATCGTCTCTTGTCTTTAG GTATGGGAAATGATGTCAATGATGaacgaattctttatttgcaAAATGCTTTGTTGAGTAAAGAAGATGAATTACATGAATTGGGCATTAATATAGGAATTTTAGGAGATAATAGAGATAATTATGACTTGATGTTAATACCACTTGAAGAAGAAAAAGGCTCTGAAGtacaaatattagaaaaaggAACATATGAAGTAAGAAAAAGTATAAGAGATGCATCAGATTTA GAGAAAATTATAACAACTCAGAAACTTCCATCATTTCAAACTGATTTTAAAGTAACTTGCAATTTTCCAATTATGCTAGGTGATATTTCGCCAAATGGTTATGAAAATAATCGCAAAGAAGCAAGAAAAAAATGGTATATTAGAGAAATTAAACGTCATCATGTTATAAATACTGATACATACTCTATAATAACAACATAA
- the mRpL9 gene encoding mitochondrial ribosomal protein L9 produces MSYYTKICVNHLRNLSNALLSNHTNVLMQQTRNTYILKRRYPVPLHKKDQKPHKLKAKHFIYDVIENKAIQKQPDIDLILLKTISGIGVKGQKISIRADKGYNNLLLPKLAVYATPENIEKYAVNTIETVESNYLSSEYVTMTVDALSHLYLNIVMNMHIPWTIEKWHIRTSFRKTGIVVPEDAITMPKKEISGPDLSIENKEFYVTVKINNQEEVKVRCKIHHWTSDRKNKLPYTTDIWNLPNIAVFPKDQEVIDSLPKHRLCMKQNNDN; encoded by the exons ATGtcatattatacaaaaatttgtgtAAATCATTTAAGAAATCTATCAAATGCACTTTTGTCTAATCACACTAATGTCCTGATGCAACAAACTCGG AATACATACATTCTAAAAAGAAGATATCCAGTACCTCTTCATAAAAAAGATCAAAAGCCACATAAATTAAAAGCTAAACACTTTATTTATGATGTTATAGAAAATAAAGCTATTCAAAAACAACCagatattgatttaattttattaaaaaccaTATCAGGCATAGGTGTAAAAGGACAGAAGATTTCAATAAGAGCTGACAAGGGTTATAATAATCTGTTACTGCCAAAATTGGCTGTTTATGCAACTCCTGAAAACATAGAGAAATATGCAGTTAATACAATAGAAACCGTGGAAAGCAACTATCTAAGTTCTGAGTATGTTACGATGACAGTAGACGCATTATCACATTTGTACTTAAATATAGTGATGAATATGCATATACCATGGACAATAGAAAAGTGGCATATCAGGACAAGTTTTCGTAAAACAGGCATTGTTGTCCCTGAAGATGCAATAACTATGCCTAAAAAAGAAATATCTGGGCCAGACTTAtctattgaaaataaagaattttatgtCACTGTTAAGATTAATAATCAAGAGGAAGTAAAAGTTAGATGTAAAATACATCATTGGACTTCTGATCGAAAAAATAAACTTCCATATACCACGGATATATGGAATTTACCTAATATAGCAGTCTTTCCAAAAGATCAGGAAGTCATAGATTCACTCCCAAAGCATCGTTTATGtatgaaacaaaataatgataattaa
- the LOC116427418 gene encoding uncharacterized protein LOC116427418 isoform X1: protein MEDKHFAWDEISDGLILLNIQKPEDEQIKRHKGPSDPVPDSKVYCPHAYLLLNFRETLSQREKIRFRRYFLRKIPPTEPNVIILQDIKDLVLFLLATPISPQFIDFFHLPIMDRFLRAAIIYFQYYLIIWEELMEERAATMKKAPNPLAQGYRSKYAHDMQNLRCILGREYADLIVGCQDSMQYHHMTGGKKGMTSVTQSQGEKDLRMFEVLIGITHRIIWIALQRKYFSLIEIELHRLFRSEAYNIAKRRTPSHVVPDMLEDDTLILQGNKIQEKRRLLRNSPVIEELIYSNCDYRLLSLGMGNDVNDERILYLQNALLSKEDELHELGINIGILGDNRDNYDLMLIPLEEEKGSEVQILEKGTYEVRKSIRDASDLEKIITTQKLPSFQTDFKVTCNFPIMLGDISPNGYENNRKEARKKWYIREIKRHHVINTDTYSIITT from the exons atGGAAGACAAACATTTTGCATGGGATGAAATTTCTGATGGACTAATTTTgttaaa tatacaaaaaccAGAAGATGAACAAATTAAAAGGCACAAAGGACCATCTGATCCCGTTCCGGACTCAAAAGTTTATTGTCCACATGCATACTTACTTTTAAACTTTCGTGAAACTTTAAGTCAACGTGAAAAg ATAAGATTTAGAAGAtactttttaagaaaaataccTCCAACTGAaccaaatgttattattttacaagACATAAAAGATCTTGTGCTATTTTTATTAGCAACTCCTATTAGTCCacaatttattgatttttttcatttgccCATTATGGATCGATTCTTAAGAGcagcaataatttattttcaatattatttgataatatgGGAAGAATTAATGGAAGAACGTGCAGCTACTATGAAAAAAGCTCCAAATCCTTTAGCTCAAGGCTATAGATCCAAATATGCACATGACATGCAAAATCTTCGTTGTATCTTAGGTAGAGAATATGCCGATTTAATAGTAGGTTGTCAAGATAGCATGCAATATCACCATATGACTGGTGGAAAAAAGGGAATGACATCAGTAACTCAATCCCAAGGAGAAAAAGACTTAAGAATGTTTGAGGTATTGATTGGTATAACACATCGTATAATTTGGATAGCTTTACAACGTAAATACTTTAGTTTAATTG aaatagagTTACATAGATTATTTAGAAGCGAAGCATACAACATAGCTAAGAGACGAACTCCCAGTCATGTTGTCCCAGATATGTTAGAAGATGATACTTTGATACTAcaaggaaataaaattcaagagaaACGAAGATTATTAAGAAATTCTCCTGTTATAGAAGAACTAATATACTCAAACTGTGATTATCGTCTCTTGTCTTTAG GTATGGGAAATGATGTCAATGATGaacgaattctttatttgcaAAATGCTTTGTTGAGTAAAGAAGATGAATTACATGAATTGGGCATTAATATAGGAATTTTAGGAGATAATAGAGATAATTATGACTTGATGTTAATACCACTTGAAGAAGAAAAAGGCTCTGAAGtacaaatattagaaaaaggAACATATGAAGTAAGAAAAAGTATAAGAGATGCATCAGATTTA GAGAAAATTATAACAACTCAGAAACTTCCATCATTTCAAACTGATTTTAAAGTAACTTGCAATTTTCCAATTATGCTAGGTGATATTTCGCCAAATGGTTATGAAAATAATCGCAAAGAAGCAAGAAAAAAATGGTATATTAGAGAAATTAAACGTCATCATGTTATAAATACTGATACATACTCTATAATAACAACATAA
- the LOC116427418 gene encoding protein phosphatase 1 regulatory subunit 36 isoform X3 codes for MEDKHFAWDEISDGLILLNIQKPEDEQIKRHKGPSDPVPDSKVYCPHAYLLLNFRETLSQREKIRFRRYFLRKIPPTEPNVIILQDIKDLVLFLLATPISPQFIDFFHLPIMDRFLRAAIIYFQYYLIIWEELMEERAATMKKAPNPLAQGYRSKYAHDMQNLRCILGREYADLIVGCQDSMQYHHMTGGKKGMTSVTQSQGEKDLRMFEVLIGITHRIIWIALQRKYFSLIEIELHRLFRSEAYNIAKRRTPSHVVPDMLEDDTLILQGNKIQEKRRLLRNSPVIEELIYSNCDYRLLSLGMGNDVNDERILYLQNALLSKEDELHELGINIGILGDNRDNYDLMLIPLEEEKGSEVQILEKGTYEVRKSIRDASDLLPITEHLSI; via the exons atGGAAGACAAACATTTTGCATGGGATGAAATTTCTGATGGACTAATTTTgttaaa tatacaaaaaccAGAAGATGAACAAATTAAAAGGCACAAAGGACCATCTGATCCCGTTCCGGACTCAAAAGTTTATTGTCCACATGCATACTTACTTTTAAACTTTCGTGAAACTTTAAGTCAACGTGAAAAg ATAAGATTTAGAAGAtactttttaagaaaaataccTCCAACTGAaccaaatgttattattttacaagACATAAAAGATCTTGTGCTATTTTTATTAGCAACTCCTATTAGTCCacaatttattgatttttttcatttgccCATTATGGATCGATTCTTAAGAGcagcaataatttattttcaatattatttgataatatgGGAAGAATTAATGGAAGAACGTGCAGCTACTATGAAAAAAGCTCCAAATCCTTTAGCTCAAGGCTATAGATCCAAATATGCACATGACATGCAAAATCTTCGTTGTATCTTAGGTAGAGAATATGCCGATTTAATAGTAGGTTGTCAAGATAGCATGCAATATCACCATATGACTGGTGGAAAAAAGGGAATGACATCAGTAACTCAATCCCAAGGAGAAAAAGACTTAAGAATGTTTGAGGTATTGATTGGTATAACACATCGTATAATTTGGATAGCTTTACAACGTAAATACTTTAGTTTAATTG aaatagagTTACATAGATTATTTAGAAGCGAAGCATACAACATAGCTAAGAGACGAACTCCCAGTCATGTTGTCCCAGATATGTTAGAAGATGATACTTTGATACTAcaaggaaataaaattcaagagaaACGAAGATTATTAAGAAATTCTCCTGTTATAGAAGAACTAATATACTCAAACTGTGATTATCGTCTCTTGTCTTTAG GTATGGGAAATGATGTCAATGATGaacgaattctttatttgcaAAATGCTTTGTTGAGTAAAGAAGATGAATTACATGAATTGGGCATTAATATAGGAATTTTAGGAGATAATAGAGATAATTATGACTTGATGTTAATACCACTTGAAGAAGAAAAAGGCTCTGAAGtacaaatattagaaaaaggAACATATGAAGTAAGAAAAAGTATAAGAGATGCATCAGATTTA
- the HSPBAP1 gene encoding HSPB1 associated protein 1 isoform X1 — MEKLNCPSEEVLKNAILEIKEPLLFQRMLQNMTDGYTWKLLDWNLSQLVEKFGDIKLPFRIGCNAKTKGPQWEVNCPVISMTLSEFIKHINCNEDNKEWYYFDYKYMHEWFKDKPEIIDSVNWKRFGFEKTGFDSTLWIGSKGAHTNCHQDSYGCNLIAQIHGRKEWLLFPPSSSDVLHVTRVPYEESTVYSKYNFFCPTEEDEINILKMKDKAKVIILEPGDVLFVPAGWWHYVESLEFSVSVNTWLPIVTDSVSRVKEALVKLIVARIGKNLLEKSEEAHFSLSYCIKLLSVALGECKNIENIDLSHKKVKHTEWTADDLVEQYPQYVKMVKDLETSEMKELLRMKRKRFPNNSDVSVLSCTSKSDNNVQDTSIHKLSEDIINALCHPDVINKVTDILLSS, encoded by the exons atggaaaaattgaattgtccATCGGaagaagttttaaaaaatgctaTTTTAGAAATCAAAGAGCCATTATTATTTCAACGAATGTTACAAAATATGACAGATGGATACACTTGGAAATTATTAGATTGGAATTTGTCTCAACTGGTTGAAAAGTTTGGCGACATTAAGCTACCATTTCGAATTGGTTGTAATGCCAAAACCAag GGTCCACAGTGGGAGGTGAACTGTCCTGTGATTTCAATGACATTATCAGAGTTTATTAAACACATTAATTGTAATGAAGATAACAAAGAATGGTATTATTTTGATTACAAATATATGCATGAATGGTTTAAAGATAAACCAGAGATAATAGATTCAGTAAATTGGAAAAGGTTTGGTTTTGAGAAGACAGGTTTTGATTCCACGCTTTGGATAGGAAGCAAGGGTGCGCATACAAATTGTCATCAAGATTCTTATGGCTGCAACTtaatagcacagattcatggaag AAAAGAATGGTTATTGTTTCCTCCAAGTTCAAGTGATGTTCTCCATGTAACAAGGGTTCCATATGAAGAATCAACAGTATATAGTAAATACAATTTCTTTTGCCCTACTGAAGAAGAtgaaataaacatattaaaaatgaaagataagGCAAAAGTAATAATCCTTGAGCCAGGAGATGTTTTGTTTGTACCTGCTGGTTGGTGGCATTATGTAGAATCATTGGAATTCTCTGTTAGTGTAAATACATGGTTACCAATTGTAACAGACAGTGTGTCAAGAGTTAAAGAAGCCCTGGTTAAATTAATAGTAGCTAGAATTGGCAAGAATCTTCTTGAGAAATCTGAAGAAGCTCATTTTTCATTATCTTATTGCATAAAATTg CTCAGTGTTGCTCTTggagaatgtaaaaatatagaaaatatagatttaTCTCACAAAAAGGTAAAACACACAGAATGGACAGCAGATGATTTAGTAGAACAATATCCACAATATGTGAAGATGGTAAAGGATCTTGAAACATCAGAAATGAAGGAACTtttaagaatgaaaagaaaaagatttcCTAACAACAGTGACGTGTCAGTACTGAGTTGTACTTCTAAATCTGATAATAATGTTCAAGATACTTCAATTCATAAGTTATCTGAAGATATTATAAATGCATTGTGTCATCCAGATGTTATTAATAAAGTGACAGACATACTTCTATCTTcataa
- the HSPBAP1 gene encoding HSPB1 associated protein 1 isoform X2 has protein sequence MTLSEFIKHINCNEDNKEWYYFDYKYMHEWFKDKPEIIDSVNWKRFGFEKTGFDSTLWIGSKGAHTNCHQDSYGCNLIAQIHGRKEWLLFPPSSSDVLHVTRVPYEESTVYSKYNFFCPTEEDEINILKMKDKAKVIILEPGDVLFVPAGWWHYVESLEFSVSVNTWLPIVTDSVSRVKEALVKLIVARIGKNLLEKSEEAHFSLSYCIKLLSVALGECKNIENIDLSHKKVKHTEWTADDLVEQYPQYVKMVKDLETSEMKELLRMKRKRFPNNSDVSVLSCTSKSDNNVQDTSIHKLSEDIINALCHPDVINKVTDILLSS, from the exons ATGACATTATCAGAGTTTATTAAACACATTAATTGTAATGAAGATAACAAAGAATGGTATTATTTTGATTACAAATATATGCATGAATGGTTTAAAGATAAACCAGAGATAATAGATTCAGTAAATTGGAAAAGGTTTGGTTTTGAGAAGACAGGTTTTGATTCCACGCTTTGGATAGGAAGCAAGGGTGCGCATACAAATTGTCATCAAGATTCTTATGGCTGCAACTtaatagcacagattcatggaag AAAAGAATGGTTATTGTTTCCTCCAAGTTCAAGTGATGTTCTCCATGTAACAAGGGTTCCATATGAAGAATCAACAGTATATAGTAAATACAATTTCTTTTGCCCTACTGAAGAAGAtgaaataaacatattaaaaatgaaagataagGCAAAAGTAATAATCCTTGAGCCAGGAGATGTTTTGTTTGTACCTGCTGGTTGGTGGCATTATGTAGAATCATTGGAATTCTCTGTTAGTGTAAATACATGGTTACCAATTGTAACAGACAGTGTGTCAAGAGTTAAAGAAGCCCTGGTTAAATTAATAGTAGCTAGAATTGGCAAGAATCTTCTTGAGAAATCTGAAGAAGCTCATTTTTCATTATCTTATTGCATAAAATTg CTCAGTGTTGCTCTTggagaatgtaaaaatatagaaaatatagatttaTCTCACAAAAAGGTAAAACACACAGAATGGACAGCAGATGATTTAGTAGAACAATATCCACAATATGTGAAGATGGTAAAGGATCTTGAAACATCAGAAATGAAGGAACTtttaagaatgaaaagaaaaagatttcCTAACAACAGTGACGTGTCAGTACTGAGTTGTACTTCTAAATCTGATAATAATGTTCAAGATACTTCAATTCATAAGTTATCTGAAGATATTATAAATGCATTGTGTCATCCAGATGTTATTAATAAAGTGACAGACATACTTCTATCTTcataa